One region of Aurantimonas sp. HBX-1 genomic DNA includes:
- the rpoZ gene encoding DNA-directed RNA polymerase subunit omega has product MARVTVEDCVDKVENRFELVLLASHRARQIAQGQQITIDRDNDKNPVVALREIADETLSPGDLKEDLIHSLQKHVEVDEPEPAPPSSEPRGIAGELPSPASAAGDDDAVTFDHMSEDELLAGIEGLVPPEKTDDF; this is encoded by the coding sequence ATGGCCCGCGTCACCGTAGAAGATTGCGTCGACAAGGTCGAGAACCGCTTCGAACTGGTTCTCCTGGCCAGCCACCGTGCGCGCCAGATCGCCCAGGGACAGCAGATCACGATCGATCGCGACAACGACAAGAACCCCGTCGTCGCCTTGCGCGAGATCGCCGACGAGACGCTGTCGCCCGGCGATCTGAAGGAGGATCTGATCCACTCGCTGCAGAAGCATGTCGAGGTCGACGAGCCGGAGCCGGCGCCGCCGTCGTCCGAGCCGCGCGGCATCGCCGGCGAACTGCCGAGCCCGGCGAGTGCTGCGGGCGACGACGACGCGGTCACCTTCGACCACATGTCGGAAGACGAACTGCTCGCCGGCATCGAGGGCCTCGTGCCGCCCGAGAAGACCGACGATTTTTGA
- the smpB gene encoding SsrA-binding protein SmpB, whose translation MAKKKAEGSNVAAENRKARYNYEIIDTLEAGIMLSGTEVKALRAGKASIAEAYATEEGGELWLINSNLPEYLQANRFNHEPKRRRKLLVHRTQLNRLAGAVQRDGMTLVPLRIYFNDKGRAKLLLALAKGKNAPDKRQTIKERDWARQKQRIMKEG comes from the coding sequence ATGGCGAAGAAGAAGGCGGAGGGCTCGAACGTCGCGGCGGAGAACCGCAAGGCCCGCTACAATTACGAGATCATCGACACGCTCGAGGCGGGCATCATGCTCTCCGGCACCGAGGTCAAGGCGCTGCGCGCCGGCAAGGCCTCGATCGCCGAGGCCTACGCCACGGAAGAGGGCGGCGAGCTCTGGCTGATCAACTCCAACCTGCCGGAATATCTGCAGGCGAACCGCTTCAACCACGAGCCGAAGCGCCGGCGGAAGCTGCTGGTGCACCGCACCCAGCTCAACCGCCTCGCCGGCGCCGTGCAGCGCGACGGCATGACGCTGGTGCCGCTGCGGATCTACTTCAACGACAAGGGCCGGGCCAAGCTCCTGCTGGCGCTAGCCAAGGGTAAGAACGCGCCGGACAAGCGCCAGACCATCAAGGAACGCGACTGGGCGCGCCAGAAGCAGCGGATCATGAAGGAGGGGTGA
- the dapA gene encoding 4-hydroxy-tetrahydrodipicolinate synthase, protein MFKGSIPALVTPFAEDGSLDEAAFRAFVEWQIAEGSSGVVPVGTTGESPTLTHDEHKRVVELCVETTAGRVPVIAGAGSNNTAESIDLARFAEKAGADGLLVVTPYYNKPNQKGLYAHYAAVAKAVSLPILIYNIPGRSVIDMTPETMGRLAADFSNIVGVKDATAKVDRVSEQRTTCGKDFVQLSGEDSTALGFNAHGGHGCISVTANVAPRLCADLQAACAAGDYAAALAVQDRLMPLHKALFIEPNPTGVKYALSQLGKIPNRLRSPLVPIDRETEQAIDSAMRHAGLVN, encoded by the coding sequence ATGTTCAAGGGTTCGATTCCGGCGCTGGTCACGCCCTTCGCCGAAGACGGCTCGCTCGACGAGGCGGCGTTTCGGGCCTTTGTCGAATGGCAGATCGCCGAGGGGTCCTCGGGCGTGGTGCCGGTCGGCACCACCGGCGAGAGCCCGACTCTGACCCATGACGAGCACAAGCGCGTCGTCGAGCTCTGCGTCGAGACGACCGCGGGCCGCGTGCCGGTGATCGCCGGGGCCGGCTCCAACAACACCGCCGAATCGATCGATCTCGCGCGCTTTGCCGAGAAGGCCGGCGCCGATGGGCTGCTGGTCGTCACGCCCTATTACAACAAGCCGAACCAGAAGGGGCTCTACGCCCACTACGCCGCCGTGGCGAAGGCGGTGTCGCTGCCGATCCTGATCTACAACATCCCCGGCCGCTCGGTGATCGACATGACGCCGGAGACGATGGGCCGGCTCGCCGCGGACTTTTCCAACATCGTCGGCGTCAAGGACGCGACCGCCAAGGTCGACCGGGTTTCCGAGCAGCGCACCACCTGCGGCAAGGACTTCGTCCAGCTGTCCGGCGAGGATTCCACCGCGCTCGGCTTCAACGCCCATGGCGGCCATGGCTGCATCTCGGTCACAGCGAACGTCGCGCCGCGGCTCTGCGCCGACCTGCAGGCGGCCTGCGCAGCCGGCGACTACGCCGCGGCGCTCGCCGTCCAGGACCGGCTGATGCCGCTGCACAAGGCGCTGTTCATCGAGCCGAACCCGACCGGGGTGAAGTACGCCCTGTCGCAGCTCGGCAAGATCCCCAACCGTCTGCGCTCGCCGCTGGTGCCGATCGACCGGGAGACCGAGCAGGCGATCGACTCGGCCATGCGCCATGCCGGCCTGGTCAATTGA
- a CDS encoding transglycosylase SLT domain-containing protein: MTARLHARRLLLGALAITMLPGQAIAESLSLPLLGPTPMARPGVAGGVPLAAAAPAAGAVDVDPWRFGRTVTAPTPNPALRPAASAALPASTSAYTASIAAMAPRVGAVSPIRGELKDGLQALSDGNPAKARGIREGMMPGSLDRDILTWAIALRGGKGVPAAEIALAARQLQGWPGMKTLRVNSEEALYREEPPAGEVIAAFQASQPESPEGAMALARAYIAVGEVGRARQLIAKVWREERLDASTERMVLKTFGTLLTRADHKFRMDKLLYARRVGDAGRVAELAGAKQLYAARAAVIREEGNAGKLLAAVPQAQRADPGYQHALVERYRKSYKIDEAAEILMRAPRDAAALVDPDAWWNDRRIVARDLLDLGKNQLAYRVAATHSAESAVEAAEAEFHAGWIALRFLNDPRTASAHFARILDSSNRPLSVSRGYYWLGRAAEAGGPGNAGTYYARAAQFGATYYGQLAAARLGRRPGAIEFPRASEADRQRFEQREAVRAIRRLEQIGSNWRADGLYRSLADELTSPGELALLSVMAERRGDHHLVLQVGKQAYWRGIDAPALAFPVGVIPASANISASGKALAYAIARQESAFNPAAKSPAGALGLLQLMPGTAKAVAARTGVGYSPARLTSDPGYNAALGAHFLGEQIAAFDGSYVLTFVAYNAGPRRAREWIERFGDPRGKSLDQVIDWVERIPFSETRGYVQRVMENYQVYKMRLGAGFDIEKDLRLGRTG; the protein is encoded by the coding sequence ATGACCGCCAGACTTCATGCCCGCCGCCTGCTGCTCGGCGCGCTCGCGATCACCATGCTGCCCGGGCAAGCCATCGCCGAGAGTCTGTCGCTGCCGCTGCTCGGCCCGACGCCGATGGCGCGTCCCGGCGTCGCCGGCGGCGTGCCGCTGGCCGCCGCAGCTCCCGCCGCCGGCGCCGTCGACGTCGATCCCTGGCGCTTCGGCCGCACGGTGACGGCACCGACGCCCAATCCGGCCTTGCGCCCGGCGGCCAGCGCCGCGCTGCCGGCCAGTACCAGCGCCTACACCGCGTCGATCGCCGCCATGGCGCCCCGCGTCGGGGCGGTCAGCCCGATCCGCGGCGAGCTGAAGGACGGGCTGCAGGCGCTGTCCGACGGCAACCCGGCGAAGGCGCGCGGCATCCGCGAAGGCATGATGCCGGGCTCGCTCGACCGCGACATCCTGACCTGGGCGATCGCGCTGCGCGGCGGCAAGGGCGTGCCGGCCGCCGAGATCGCGCTCGCCGCCCGCCAGCTGCAGGGCTGGCCGGGCATGAAGACGCTGCGGGTCAACAGCGAGGAAGCGCTCTATCGCGAGGAACCGCCGGCAGGCGAGGTCATCGCCGCCTTCCAGGCGAGCCAGCCGGAGAGTCCGGAGGGCGCCATGGCGCTGGCGCGCGCCTATATCGCCGTCGGCGAGGTCGGCCGCGCCAGGCAGCTGATCGCCAAGGTCTGGCGCGAGGAACGGCTCGACGCCTCGACCGAGCGCATGGTGCTGAAGACCTTCGGGACGCTGCTCACCCGCGCCGATCACAAGTTCCGCATGGACAAGCTGCTCTATGCCCGCCGCGTCGGCGATGCCGGGCGCGTCGCCGAGCTCGCCGGCGCCAAGCAGCTCTATGCCGCCCGCGCCGCGGTCATCCGCGAGGAAGGCAATGCCGGCAAGCTGCTGGCCGCCGTGCCGCAGGCGCAGCGCGCCGATCCCGGCTACCAGCACGCGCTGGTCGAGCGCTACCGCAAGTCGTACAAGATCGACGAGGCCGCCGAGATCCTGATGCGCGCGCCGCGCGACGCGGCGGCGCTGGTCGATCCGGACGCCTGGTGGAACGACCGGCGCATCGTCGCCCGCGATCTCCTCGACCTCGGCAAGAACCAGCTCGCCTACCGGGTCGCCGCCACCCATTCGGCCGAAAGCGCGGTCGAGGCGGCGGAAGCCGAGTTCCACGCCGGCTGGATCGCGCTGCGCTTCCTGAACGACCCGCGCACCGCGTCGGCGCATTTCGCCCGGATCCTCGACTCCTCGAACCGGCCGCTGTCGGTGTCGCGCGGCTATTATTGGCTCGGCCGCGCCGCCGAGGCCGGCGGGCCGGGCAACGCCGGCACCTACTACGCAAGGGCCGCGCAGTTCGGCGCCACCTATTACGGCCAGCTCGCCGCGGCGCGGCTCGGCCGCCGGCCCGGCGCCATCGAGTTCCCGCGCGCCAGCGAAGCCGACCGGCAGCGCTTCGAGCAGCGCGAGGCGGTGCGGGCGATCCGGCGGCTCGAGCAGATCGGCTCGAACTGGCGCGCCGACGGCCTCTACCGTTCGCTGGCCGACGAGCTGACCAGCCCGGGCGAGCTGGCGCTGCTCTCGGTGATGGCCGAGCGGCGCGGCGACCATCATCTCGTCCTGCAGGTCGGCAAGCAGGCCTACTGGCGCGGCATCGACGCGCCGGCCCTCGCCTTCCCGGTCGGCGTCATCCCGGCAAGCGCCAACATCTCCGCCTCCGGCAAGGCGCTGGCTTACGCCATCGCCCGCCAGGAGAGCGCCTTCAACCCGGCGGCGAAGTCCCCGGCCGGCGCGCTCGGCCTGCTGCAGCTGATGCCCGGCACCGCCAAGGCGGTCGCGGCCCGGACCGGCGTCGGCTATTCGCCGGCGCGGCTCACCAGCGATCCCGGCTACAACGCCGCGCTTGGCGCGCATTTCCTCGGCGAGCAGATCGCCGCCTTCGACGGCTCCTACGTGCTGACCTTCGTCGCCTACAATGCCGGTCCGCGCCGGGCGCGGGAATGGATCGAGCGCTTCGGCGACCCGCGCGGCAAGTCGCTGGACCAGGTCATCGACTGGGTCGAGCGCATCCCGTTCAGCGAGACCCGCGGCTACGTGCAGCGGGTGATGGAGAACTACCAGGTCTACAAGATGCGGCTCGGCGCCGGCTTCGACATCGAAAAGGACCTCCGCCTCGGCCGCACCGGCTGA
- a CDS encoding DUF2062 domain-containing protein, translating into MLFRRRQPQNLASRIRTLVWPRRSYARSFEYFRKRVLRLNATPHAIAAGFAAGVFASFTPFIGFHFLLAFALAYLVAGNMAAAALGTVVGNPVTFPFIWGLTYEVGQFILRAEPITGEAPRGIGSALVHVDFASIWAPFVKPMLVGSLPVGLVSAALGYGLVYSAARSFQKHRARRILARRQPPSVTRLGAAAAAGRSAGEV; encoded by the coding sequence ATGTTGTTCAGGCGTCGCCAGCCGCAGAACCTCGCATCGAGGATCCGCACGCTTGTGTGGCCGCGGCGCTCCTACGCGCGCTCGTTCGAATATTTCCGCAAGCGCGTGCTGCGGCTCAACGCGACGCCGCACGCCATCGCCGCAGGCTTCGCCGCCGGCGTCTTCGCGTCCTTCACTCCGTTCATCGGCTTCCACTTCCTGCTGGCCTTCGCGCTCGCCTATCTCGTTGCCGGCAACATGGCGGCGGCCGCGCTCGGGACGGTGGTCGGCAACCCGGTCACCTTCCCGTTCATCTGGGGGCTGACCTACGAGGTCGGCCAGTTCATCCTGCGCGCCGAGCCGATCACCGGGGAGGCGCCGCGCGGTATCGGCTCCGCCCTCGTGCACGTGGACTTCGCCTCGATCTGGGCGCCCTTCGTGAAGCCGATGCTGGTCGGATCGCTGCCGGTCGGCCTTGTCAGCGCGGCGCTCGGCTACGGGCTCGTCTATTCGGCGGCGCGCAGCTTCCAGAAGCATCGCGCCCGACGCATCCTCGCCCGCCGCCAGCCCCCATCGGTCACCCGGCTGGGCGCTGCGGCGGCGGCCGGCCGGAGCGCCGGGGAAGTTTAA
- a CDS encoding uracil-DNA glycosylase, which translates to MPGQAEPGRDCPLCPRLVGFREEWRAREPLWHNAPVPTLLPAGGHDAVELLVVGLAPGLRGANRTGRPFTGDYAGDLLYATLARFGFANDRFAARTDDGLELMRTAITNSVRCVPPENKPVGAEIATCRRFLDATLAELPKLRCIVTLGRIAHDSTVRTLGARLASAPFGHAAAHEVGGLQLISSYHCSRYNTNTGRLTEAMFVDVFDKVARFLGPQPT; encoded by the coding sequence ATGCCCGGTCAGGCCGAGCCCGGCCGCGACTGCCCGCTCTGCCCGCGGCTGGTTGGCTTTCGCGAGGAGTGGCGGGCTCGCGAGCCGCTCTGGCACAACGCGCCGGTGCCGACGCTCCTGCCGGCCGGCGGCCACGACGCGGTGGAACTGCTGGTGGTGGGCCTCGCCCCGGGGCTGCGCGGCGCCAACCGCACCGGCCGGCCGTTCACCGGCGACTATGCGGGCGACCTGCTCTACGCGACGCTCGCGCGCTTCGGCTTCGCCAACGACCGCTTCGCCGCCCGCACCGACGACGGGCTGGAGCTGATGCGCACCGCGATCACCAATTCGGTGCGCTGCGTGCCGCCCGAGAACAAGCCGGTCGGCGCCGAGATCGCCACCTGCCGGCGGTTTCTCGATGCGACGCTCGCCGAACTGCCGAAGCTGCGCTGCATCGTGACGCTCGGCCGGATCGCCCATGACTCGACCGTCCGGACGCTGGGCGCGCGGCTCGCCAGCGCGCCTTTCGGCCACGCCGCCGCGCACGAGGTCGGCGGCCTCCAGCTGATATCGAGCTATCACTGCTCGCGCTACAACACCAATACCGGCCGCCTCACCGAGGCGATGTTCGTCGACGTGTTCGACAAGGTCGCGAGGTTTCTCGGGCCGCAGCCGACCTGA
- a CDS encoding bifunctional (p)ppGpp synthetase/guanosine-3',5'-bis(diphosphate) 3'-pyrophosphohydrolase produces MMRQYELVEKVAAYKPDLDEALLNRAYVYAMQKHGTQKRASGDPYFSHPLEVAAILTEMHLDEATVAVALLHDTIEDTDATRKEIDQLFGPTIGHLVEGLTKLKRLDLVSKRAAQAENLRKLLLAIADDVRVLLVKLADRLHNMRTLGHMAPEKRARIAQETMDIYAPLAGRMGMQDMREELEDLAFRYINIEAYETITARLAELNAHHADRIASIEQDLAALLAESGIKAKVTGRQKKPYSVFSKMQRKALSLEQLSDIFGFRVLVDTEEECYRTLGIVHRTWPMVPGRFKDYISTPKQNDYRSIHTTIVGPSRQRVELQIRTHLMHDIAEFGVAAHSLYKDRGEAEARVHLSKDSNAYAWLRRTIQLLAEGDTSEEFLEHTKLELFQDQVFCFTPKGRLIALPRGATPIDFAYAVHTDVGDTCVGCKIDGRIMPVVTELANGDEVEIIRAKGATPPQAWESIAVTGKARSAIRRSARASIRRQYSGLGQQILERTFSRQGKHFSRDTLKPLLGKLGHREVEDALAAVGRGELNSSDVLKAAYPDFQDSRVTRRRPRREEEGWFNLRTAAGMIFRVPGRAKSKARKEEAGAIPIRGVGDDMPVRFGPDGAVPGDRIVGIIEPGQGITIYPIQSPALTAYDEEPDRWVDVRWDIDAELKTRFPARITISALNEPGSLAEIAETIAANDANIHNLSMVATATDFTKMVLELEVWDVQHLNRTLKQLRGKPCVSEVVRVNG; encoded by the coding sequence ATGATGCGGCAATACGAACTCGTCGAGAAGGTCGCCGCCTACAAGCCCGACCTCGACGAAGCGCTCCTCAATCGCGCCTATGTCTACGCCATGCAGAAGCATGGCACGCAGAAGCGTGCGAGCGGCGACCCGTATTTCTCGCATCCGCTGGAAGTCGCGGCGATCCTGACGGAGATGCATCTCGACGAGGCGACGGTGGCCGTCGCGCTGCTGCACGACACGATCGAGGACACCGACGCCACCCGCAAGGAGATCGACCAGCTCTTCGGGCCGACCATCGGCCACCTGGTCGAGGGTCTGACCAAGCTTAAGCGGCTCGACCTCGTCTCCAAGCGCGCCGCGCAGGCCGAGAACCTGCGCAAGCTGCTGCTGGCGATCGCCGACGACGTGCGGGTGCTGCTGGTCAAGCTGGCCGACCGTCTGCACAACATGCGCACGCTCGGCCACATGGCGCCGGAGAAGCGCGCCCGCATCGCCCAGGAGACCATGGACATCTACGCCCCGCTCGCCGGGCGCATGGGCATGCAGGACATGCGCGAGGAGCTGGAAGACCTCGCCTTCCGCTACATCAACATCGAGGCCTACGAGACGATCACCGCGCGGCTGGCCGAGCTCAACGCCCACCACGCCGACCGCATCGCCAGCATCGAGCAGGACCTCGCCGCCTTGCTGGCGGAAAGCGGCATCAAGGCGAAGGTGACCGGCCGGCAGAAGAAGCCCTATTCGGTGTTCTCGAAGATGCAGCGCAAGGCGCTGTCGCTGGAGCAGCTATCCGACATCTTCGGCTTCCGCGTGCTCGTCGATACCGAGGAGGAGTGCTACCGCACGCTCGGCATCGTCCACCGGACGTGGCCGATGGTGCCCGGGCGCTTCAAGGACTACATCTCGACGCCGAAGCAGAACGACTACCGCTCGATCCACACCACCATCGTCGGGCCGTCCCGGCAGCGCGTCGAGCTGCAGATCCGCACCCACCTGATGCACGACATCGCCGAATTTGGCGTCGCGGCGCACTCGCTGTACAAGGATCGTGGCGAGGCCGAGGCGCGGGTGCACCTGTCTAAGGACTCCAACGCCTATGCCTGGCTGCGGCGCACCATCCAGCTGCTAGCCGAGGGCGACACTTCCGAGGAATTCCTCGAGCACACCAAGCTCGAGCTGTTCCAGGACCAGGTGTTCTGCTTCACCCCGAAGGGGCGGCTGATCGCGCTGCCGCGCGGCGCGACGCCGATCGACTTCGCCTATGCCGTCCACACCGACGTCGGCGACACCTGCGTCGGCTGCAAGATCGACGGCCGGATCATGCCGGTGGTGACCGAACTCGCCAATGGCGACGAGGTGGAGATCATCAGGGCCAAGGGCGCGACGCCGCCGCAGGCCTGGGAGAGCATCGCGGTCACCGGCAAGGCGCGCTCGGCGATCCGGCGCTCCGCCAGAGCCTCGATCCGCCGGCAGTATTCCGGCCTCGGCCAGCAGATCCTGGAGCGCACCTTCTCGCGGCAGGGCAAGCATTTCTCCCGCGACACGCTGAAGCCGCTGCTCGGCAAGCTCGGCCATCGCGAGGTCGAGGACGCGCTCGCGGCGGTGGGGCGCGGCGAGCTGAATTCCTCGGACGTTCTCAAGGCCGCCTATCCCGACTTCCAGGACAGCCGCGTCACGCGCCGCCGGCCGCGCCGCGAGGAGGAAGGCTGGTTCAACCTGCGCACCGCCGCCGGCATGATCTTCCGGGTGCCCGGGCGGGCCAAGTCGAAGGCCCGCAAGGAGGAGGCGGGGGCGATTCCGATCCGCGGCGTCGGCGACGACATGCCTGTCCGCTTCGGGCCGGACGGGGCGGTGCCGGGCGACCGCATCGTCGGCATCATCGAGCCGGGGCAGGGGATCACCATCTATCCGATCCAGTCGCCCGCGCTGACCGCCTACGACGAGGAGCCGGACCGCTGGGTGGACGTGCGCTGGGACATCGACGCCGAGCTGAAGACGCGCTTCCCAGCCCGGATCACCATCTCCGCCCTGAACGAGCCGGGCTCGCTCGCCGAGATCGCCGAGACCATCGCCGCCAACGACGCCAACATCCACAACCTGTCGATGGTCGCCACGGCGACCGACTTCACCAAGATGGTGCTCGAGCTCGAAGTCTGGGACGTCCAGCACCTCAACCGGACGCTGAAGCAGCTGCGCGGCAAGCCCTGCGTCTCCGAGGTGGTGCGCGTCAACGGCTGA
- a CDS encoding NYN domain-containing protein — protein MFDEREKIALFIDGANLYATSRGLGFDIDYRRMLAHFQSQGYVLRAYYYTALVEDSEYSSIRPLIDWLDYNGYRVVTKPAKEFTDSAGRRRIKGNMDIELAVDAMELADTVDHFVLFSGDGDFRSLVEALQRRGRKVSVVSTLQTNPPMIADDLRRQADHFVELSTLRTEIGRTPAEREARLARRAEAVEAAETDDDY, from the coding sequence ATGTTCGACGAGAGGGAAAAGATCGCGCTGTTCATCGACGGCGCGAATCTCTACGCGACGTCGCGGGGCCTCGGCTTCGACATCGACTATCGCCGCATGCTGGCGCATTTCCAGTCCCAGGGCTACGTCCTGCGCGCCTACTACTATACCGCCCTGGTCGAAGACAGCGAGTACTCCTCGATCCGGCCGCTGATCGACTGGCTCGACTACAACGGCTACCGGGTGGTCACCAAACCGGCGAAAGAGTTCACCGACTCGGCCGGCCGCCGCCGGATCAAGGGCAACATGGACATCGAGCTCGCGGTCGACGCGATGGAGCTCGCCGACACGGTCGACCATTTCGTGCTGTTCTCCGGCGACGGCGACTTCCGTTCGCTGGTCGAGGCGCTGCAGCGGCGCGGGCGCAAGGTCTCGGTGGTCTCGACCCTGCAGACCAACCCGCCGATGATCGCCGACGACCTGCGCCGCCAGGCCGACCATTTCGTCGAGCTGAGCACGCTGCGAACGGAGATCGGCCGCACCCCAGCCGAGCGCGAGGCGCGGCTGGCGCGCCGGGCCGAGGCCGTCGAGGCCGCCGAGACCGACGACGACTATTGA
- a CDS encoding peroxiredoxin has translation MADYLRLPDGLAPPADDGAAGHLAGMPLPSLVLPASNGGTVDMSRLEGRVVLYIYPATGKPGVKLPDGWDALPGARGCTPQSCSFRDHHAELRALGVDAVYGISAQPLADQTEAAARLHLPFALLSDEAGDLRKALDLPWFNLAGTLYLKRMALIVEDGRIVKVFYPVFPPDRSAADVVAFLSAAL, from the coding sequence GTGGCCGACTATCTGAGGTTGCCCGACGGGCTTGCCCCGCCCGCCGACGACGGCGCGGCCGGCCATCTCGCCGGCATGCCGTTGCCGAGCCTCGTGCTGCCGGCCAGCAATGGCGGCACGGTGGATATGTCCCGCCTCGAAGGCCGTGTCGTCCTCTACATCTATCCGGCGACCGGCAAGCCCGGCGTGAAGCTGCCGGATGGCTGGGACGCGCTGCCCGGCGCCCGCGGCTGCACCCCGCAGAGCTGCAGCTTTCGCGATCACCATGCCGAACTGCGAGCGCTGGGTGTGGACGCCGTCTACGGCATCTCGGCGCAGCCGCTCGCCGACCAGACCGAGGCGGCAGCGCGCCTGCACCTGCCGTTTGCGCTGCTGTCGGACGAGGCCGGCGACCTGCGCAAGGCGCTCGACCTGCCGTGGTTCAATCTTGCCGGCACGCTGTATCTGAAGCGTATGGCGCTGATCGTCGAGGACGGCCGGATCGTCAAGGTGTTCTACCCGGTGTTCCCGCCCGACCGGAGCGCGGCGGACGTCGTCGCCTTCCTCTCCGCCGCTCTCTGA